The following proteins are co-located in the Sardina pilchardus chromosome 24, fSarPil1.1, whole genome shotgun sequence genome:
- the pou2f2a gene encoding POU domain, class 2, transcription factor 2 isoform X1: MAAASMHSSVWIPDIRMSKPVDDEKPGADFPIESTDSDGSSPEASDQARSMKTSPFCLSPNLSNTKAKTEDGSEMHRAQAPAPTPTQPTLPHTQLMLAGSQLAGLAALLPAQQQLLLQQAQAQLLAAAVQQSHAHHQQQQAQAQAQAQAQQAAQQQQQQQQSPAQSQLKAEQAAQAPPQLTLSQPIQLTAQDIQQLLQLQQLVLMPGHPLQSTAQFLLPQAQAQQAQQGLLSTPNLIPLPQQSQGGLLTTPPRLGLQAQREKSMETGGGSAGASSGAMTSMPQQSHPEEPSDLEELEQFARTFKQRRIKLGFTQGDVGMAMGKLYGNDFSQTTISRFEALNLSFKNMCKLKPLLEKWLSDAETMAIDSMLPSPSSLSSPVMGFEGLPGRRRKKRTSIETNVRVALERNFIANQKPTSEEIMQLAEQLNMEKEVIRVWFCNRRQKEKRINPSSATPPLPSQPAPASHKPPCYSPHMMSSQGLPQAATSLSTTAASSSPSVACPINPGGNVIMSSAPSSVTPPPHSSSPSPRLSSPGLSTGAGCQWWSDVPFCS, translated from the exons ATGGCTGCTGCATCTATGCACTCCAGTGTGTGGATCCCAG aTATCAGAATGTCTAAACCAGTCGATGACGAGAAGCCTGGGGCCGACTTCCCTATTGAGAGCACAG aCTCAGACGGAAGCAGTCCAGAGGCGAGTGACCAG GCCCGGTCAATGAAAACAAGTCCCTTCTGTCTGTCCCCCAACTTAAGCAACACCAAG GCGAAAACAGAGGACGGGTCCGAGATGCATAGAGCCCAGGCCCCTGCCCCGACCCCCACGCAGCCCAccctgccccacacacagctCATGCTCGCGGGCAGCCAGCTGGCTGGG CTGGCTGCTCTCCTGCCTGCacagcagcagctcctcctgcagcaggcccaggcCCAGCTCCTGGCCGCGGCCGTGCAGCAGTCGCATGCccaccatcagcagcagcaggcgcaGGCGCAGGCCCAGGCGCAGGCCCAGCAAGCTgcgcagcagcaacagcagcagcagcagtcgccTGCGCAGTCGCAGCTCAAAGCTGAGCAGGCTGCTCAGGCCCCGCCCCAGCTCACTCTCTCCCAGCCAATCCAGCTCACTGCCCAG GACATTCAGCAGCtgttgcagctgcagcagctggttCTGATGCCAGGTCACCCCCTGCAGTCTACAGCCCAGTTCCTGCTTCCACAAGCCCAGGCCCAACAGGCTCAGCAGG GTCTGCTAtcgacaccaaatttgattccaCTACCTCAGCAAAGCCAAGGTGGTCTGCTGACCACCCCACCCAGGCTGGGGCTCCAAGCACAG AGGGAGAAGAGCATGGAGACAGGGGGGGGCTCTGCGGGAGCCTCGTCCGGTGCCATGACCTCCATGCCCCAGCAGTCGCACCCTGAGGAGCCCAGCgacctggaggagctggagcagtTCGCCCGCACCTTCAAGCAGCGCCGCATCAAACTGGGCTTCACACAG GGCGACGTGGGAATGGCCATGGGCAAGCTATACGGGAATGACTTCAGCCAGACAACCATCTCCCGCTTCGAGGCACTCAACCTCAGCTTCAAGAACATGTGCAAACTCAAGCCCCTGCTGGAAAAGTGGCTGAGCGATGCAG AAACCATGGCGATAGACAGCATGCTGCCCAGCCCCAGCTCCCTGTCCTCCCCCGTGATGGGCTTCGAGGGGTTGCCGGGGCGACGCCGGAAGAAACGCACCAGCATCGAGACCAACGTCCGCGTGGCCTTAGAGCGCAACTTCATCGCG AACCAGAAGCCTACCTCAGAGGAGATCATGCAGCTAGCCGAGCAGCTGAACATGGAGAAGGAGGTGATCCGCGTCTGGTTCTGCAACCGCCGCCAGAAGGAGAAGCGCATCAACCCCTCCAGCGCCACCCCTCCCCTGCCCAGTCAGCCGGCCCCAGCCTCGCACAAACCCCCCTGCTACAGCCCCCACATG ATGTCCAGTCAAGGGCTGCCCCAGGCTGCCACAAGCCTCAGCACAACAG CCGCCAGCTCTTCTCCTTCAGTGGCCTGCCCCATCAACCCCGGTGGCAATGTTATCATGAGCTCCGCCCCCAGCTCTGTGACCCCGCCTCCACACAGCTCTAGCCCCTCCCCCCGCCTGAGCAGCCCAGGCCTCAGCACAGG cgCTGGCTGCCAGTGGTGGTCAGATGTCCCTTTCTGCTCTTGA
- the pou2f2a gene encoding POU domain, class 2, transcription factor 2 isoform X2, giving the protein MAAASMHSSVWIPDIRMSKPVDDEKPGADFPIESTDSDGSSPEASDQARSMKTSPFCLSPNLSNTKAKTEDGSEMHRAQAPAPTPTQPTLPHTQLMLAGSQLAGDIQQLLQLQQLVLMPGHPLQSTAQFLLPQAQAQQAQQGLLSTPNLIPLPQQSQGGLLTTPPRLGLQAQREKSMETGGGSAGASSGAMTSMPQQSHPEEPSDLEELEQFARTFKQRRIKLGFTQGDVGMAMGKLYGNDFSQTTISRFEALNLSFKNMCKLKPLLEKWLSDAETMAIDSMLPSPSSLSSPVMGFEGLPGRRRKKRTSIETNVRVALERNFIANQKPTSEEIMQLAEQLNMEKEVIRVWFCNRRQKEKRINPSSATPPLPSQPAPASHKPPCYSPHMMSSQGLPQAATSLSTTAASSSPSVACPINPGGNVIMSSAPSSVTPPPHSSSPSPRLSSPGLSTGAGCQWWSDVPFCS; this is encoded by the exons ATGGCTGCTGCATCTATGCACTCCAGTGTGTGGATCCCAG aTATCAGAATGTCTAAACCAGTCGATGACGAGAAGCCTGGGGCCGACTTCCCTATTGAGAGCACAG aCTCAGACGGAAGCAGTCCAGAGGCGAGTGACCAG GCCCGGTCAATGAAAACAAGTCCCTTCTGTCTGTCCCCCAACTTAAGCAACACCAAG GCGAAAACAGAGGACGGGTCCGAGATGCATAGAGCCCAGGCCCCTGCCCCGACCCCCACGCAGCCCAccctgccccacacacagctCATGCTCGCGGGCAGCCAGCTGGCTGGG GACATTCAGCAGCtgttgcagctgcagcagctggttCTGATGCCAGGTCACCCCCTGCAGTCTACAGCCCAGTTCCTGCTTCCACAAGCCCAGGCCCAACAGGCTCAGCAGG GTCTGCTAtcgacaccaaatttgattccaCTACCTCAGCAAAGCCAAGGTGGTCTGCTGACCACCCCACCCAGGCTGGGGCTCCAAGCACAG AGGGAGAAGAGCATGGAGACAGGGGGGGGCTCTGCGGGAGCCTCGTCCGGTGCCATGACCTCCATGCCCCAGCAGTCGCACCCTGAGGAGCCCAGCgacctggaggagctggagcagtTCGCCCGCACCTTCAAGCAGCGCCGCATCAAACTGGGCTTCACACAG GGCGACGTGGGAATGGCCATGGGCAAGCTATACGGGAATGACTTCAGCCAGACAACCATCTCCCGCTTCGAGGCACTCAACCTCAGCTTCAAGAACATGTGCAAACTCAAGCCCCTGCTGGAAAAGTGGCTGAGCGATGCAG AAACCATGGCGATAGACAGCATGCTGCCCAGCCCCAGCTCCCTGTCCTCCCCCGTGATGGGCTTCGAGGGGTTGCCGGGGCGACGCCGGAAGAAACGCACCAGCATCGAGACCAACGTCCGCGTGGCCTTAGAGCGCAACTTCATCGCG AACCAGAAGCCTACCTCAGAGGAGATCATGCAGCTAGCCGAGCAGCTGAACATGGAGAAGGAGGTGATCCGCGTCTGGTTCTGCAACCGCCGCCAGAAGGAGAAGCGCATCAACCCCTCCAGCGCCACCCCTCCCCTGCCCAGTCAGCCGGCCCCAGCCTCGCACAAACCCCCCTGCTACAGCCCCCACATG ATGTCCAGTCAAGGGCTGCCCCAGGCTGCCACAAGCCTCAGCACAACAG CCGCCAGCTCTTCTCCTTCAGTGGCCTGCCCCATCAACCCCGGTGGCAATGTTATCATGAGCTCCGCCCCCAGCTCTGTGACCCCGCCTCCACACAGCTCTAGCCCCTCCCCCCGCCTGAGCAGCCCAGGCCTCAGCACAGG cgCTGGCTGCCAGTGGTGGTCAGATGTCCCTTTCTGCTCTTGA